One Hyalangium gracile genomic window carries:
- a CDS encoding DUF1800 domain-containing protein, translated as MSDGGMNTDGGGPLAPSDLPATRAEAARFLTQATFGPTDAEVDRLMAIGYRAWLDEQFALPQSLHRLSWEAADSRLKATQPLASAGQREVLDSFWKQAVTGTDQLRQRVAFALSEILVISMVDTSVGESPQGAAGYLDMLGQKGFGNYRELLEAVSLHPMMGLYLSHIRNQKGNALLGRHPDENFAREVMQLFSIGLHVLNPDGTRVLGADGTALLTYSQSDVVNLARVFTGWSWACPAGPDINCFYAGRTAEGEQDFTRLYRAMRSYPQYHSRQEKRFLRAVIAPQAESDPAASLQVALDTLFQHPNVGPFLARQLIQRLVTSHPSPDYVYRVASAFANNGAGVRGDMKAVIRAVLLDPEARDMTKLADPTFGKIREPVVRLTNVLRALRAHSDSASFLVGFTDDPSYLLGQTPLRAPSVFNFFMPGHVPPGTQAGALGLTVPEMQLVHETSAAGYVNFMRDALQYGVGHFGLDARATRRDVQLDFNVSGSSPELALADSPTELVERMNQLFLYGQMPPTLRSELVAAVGAILVPVPNGSNQAQVEAARRNRVRAAALLTVASPEFIVQK; from the coding sequence ATGTCGGACGGAGGCATGAACACGGACGGTGGCGGCCCACTGGCCCCCTCCGACCTACCGGCCACCCGCGCCGAGGCGGCGCGCTTCCTCACCCAGGCGACGTTCGGCCCCACCGACGCGGAGGTGGATCGGCTCATGGCCATCGGCTACAGGGCCTGGCTCGACGAGCAGTTCGCGCTGCCCCAGAGCCTGCACCGGCTCTCCTGGGAGGCCGCGGACAGCCGGCTCAAGGCGACCCAGCCCCTGGCCAGCGCCGGCCAGCGCGAGGTGCTCGACAGCTTCTGGAAGCAGGCCGTCACCGGCACGGATCAGCTCCGCCAGCGCGTGGCCTTCGCGCTGTCCGAGATCCTCGTCATCTCCATGGTGGACACCTCCGTGGGCGAGAGCCCGCAGGGCGCGGCCGGCTACCTGGACATGCTGGGCCAGAAGGGCTTCGGCAACTACCGCGAGCTGCTGGAGGCGGTGTCGCTCCACCCGATGATGGGCCTGTACCTGTCCCACATCCGCAACCAGAAGGGCAACGCGCTGCTGGGGCGTCACCCGGACGAGAACTTCGCACGCGAGGTGATGCAGCTGTTCTCCATCGGGCTGCACGTGCTCAACCCGGACGGCACGCGGGTGCTGGGCGCGGATGGCACTGCCCTGCTCACCTACTCGCAGAGCGACGTCGTCAACCTGGCCCGGGTGTTCACCGGCTGGAGCTGGGCCTGCCCCGCCGGCCCGGACATCAACTGCTTCTACGCGGGGCGCACCGCCGAGGGAGAGCAGGATTTCACCCGGCTCTACAGGGCGATGCGCAGCTATCCCCAGTACCACTCGCGGCAGGAGAAGCGCTTCCTCAGGGCGGTGATCGCTCCCCAGGCCGAGTCGGATCCGGCCGCCAGCCTCCAGGTGGCCCTGGACACGCTGTTCCAGCACCCCAACGTGGGGCCCTTCCTGGCCCGGCAGCTCATCCAGCGGCTCGTCACCAGCCACCCCTCGCCGGACTACGTGTACCGGGTGGCCTCGGCCTTCGCCAACAACGGGGCGGGCGTCCGCGGGGACATGAAGGCCGTCATCCGCGCGGTGCTGCTGGATCCCGAGGCCCGGGACATGACGAAGCTGGCGGACCCCACCTTCGGAAAGATTCGCGAGCCGGTGGTGCGCCTGACCAACGTGCTGCGAGCGCTGAGGGCTCACTCCGACTCGGCCTCCTTCCTGGTGGGCTTCACGGATGACCCGAGCTACCTCCTGGGGCAGACGCCGCTGCGCGCCCCGAGCGTGTTCAACTTCTTCATGCCCGGCCATGTGCCCCCTGGCACCCAGGCCGGAGCCCTGGGGCTCACCGTGCCCGAGATGCAGCTCGTCCACGAGACCTCCGCGGCGGGCTACGTGAACTTCATGCGGGACGCGCTCCAGTATGGCGTGGGCCACTTCGGGCTGGATGCGCGGGCCACGCGCCGGGACGTGCAGCTGGACTTCAACGTGAGCGGCTCGTCGCCGGAGCTGGCGCTCGCCGACTCGCCCACCGAGCTGGTGGAGCGCATGAACCAGCTGTTCCTCTATGGGCAGATGCCCCCGACGCTGCGGAGCGAGCTCGTGGCCGCCGTGGGCGCCATCCTGGTGCCCGTGCCCAACGGCTCCAACCAGGCCCAGGTGGAGGCGGCGCGCCGCAACCGGGTGCGCGCCGCCGCGCTCCTCACCGTGGCCTCACCCGAGTTCATCGTCCAGAAGTGA
- a CDS encoding tetratricopeptide repeat protein encodes MALLYQGGMSDARLEQFKQMAAEFPDSPMAHFSLGKAYLERRQYAEAVKSLEAAVRLDASYAAALVSLGDAHVGAGQEAQAREVLGRARELALAQGHPGLAEEIDERLSELS; translated from the coding sequence GTGGCTCTCCTCTATCAGGGGGGCATGAGCGATGCCCGGTTGGAGCAGTTCAAGCAGATGGCGGCGGAGTTTCCCGACTCGCCCATGGCGCACTTCTCCCTCGGCAAGGCGTATCTGGAGCGCCGGCAGTATGCCGAGGCGGTGAAGAGCCTGGAGGCGGCGGTCCGGCTGGATGCCAGCTATGCGGCGGCCCTGGTGTCCCTGGGGGATGCCCACGTGGGAGCGGGGCAGGAGGCCCAGGCGCGCGAGGTGCTCGGAAGGGCGCGGGAGCTGGCGCTGGCCCAGGGCCACCCGGGGCTCGCCGAGGAGATAGACGAGCGGCTCTCGGAGCTGTCCTGA
- a CDS encoding DNA-3-methyladenine glycosylase 2 — protein MAPQDLLDQDLCYRALSGRDARFDGRFFTCVKTTGIYCRPICPARTPKRENCVFVPSAAAAEALGYRSCLRCRPETAPDTPAWAGTEASVARALRLIDEGALDEGSVEQLATRLGVGVRQLHRVFVRHLGASPHEVASSRRLLAAKQLITETSLPFSEVASAAGFQSLRRFNDAVRKAYGRSPSALRRPTKSTEAGASAAILLRLGYRPPFDWERVLAYLGGRAIPGVEGVTAETYRRTYRLGGGTGLIEVSHQPEQRSLSVRIDGAGTAPVRQIVARLRRLFDLNADPAAIGLALGGDPILGPRLARAQGLRIPGTFEPFELAVRAVLGQQVSVKGATTLAGRLVQRSGKPVGDARDGLTHLFPTPEELAQADLSGLGLTGGRIHALKSLAAACASGACELKPGQSLEDSVARLVTLPGIGEWTAHYVALRALGEPDAFPTADLGLRKVAGGGVAIEPRVLERMAEAWRPWRGYAALLLWTEPMLDAVPSVAA, from the coding sequence ATGGCACCTCAAGATCTTCTCGATCAGGACCTCTGCTACCGGGCGCTCTCGGGGAGGGATGCTCGGTTCGACGGGCGGTTCTTCACCTGCGTGAAGACGACCGGCATCTACTGCCGGCCCATCTGCCCCGCGCGGACGCCGAAGCGTGAGAACTGCGTCTTCGTCCCGAGCGCCGCGGCCGCCGAGGCGCTGGGGTATCGCTCCTGTCTGCGCTGCCGGCCGGAGACGGCGCCGGACACGCCCGCCTGGGCTGGGACCGAGGCGAGCGTCGCGCGGGCCCTGAGGTTGATCGACGAAGGGGCGCTGGATGAGGGCTCGGTGGAGCAGCTCGCCACGAGGCTGGGGGTGGGCGTGCGCCAGCTCCACCGCGTGTTCGTGCGGCACCTGGGGGCGAGTCCACACGAGGTGGCCAGCAGCCGGCGCTTGCTGGCGGCCAAGCAGCTCATCACCGAGACGTCGCTGCCGTTCAGCGAGGTGGCCAGCGCCGCGGGCTTCCAGAGCCTGCGCCGGTTCAATGATGCGGTGCGGAAGGCCTACGGTCGCAGCCCGAGCGCCCTGCGTCGTCCCACGAAGAGCACGGAGGCGGGGGCTTCGGCGGCCATCTTACTCCGGCTCGGCTATCGCCCGCCGTTCGACTGGGAGCGGGTCCTAGCCTATCTCGGAGGGCGAGCGATCCCGGGGGTCGAGGGGGTGACGGCGGAGACCTACCGTCGGACCTACCGCCTGGGCGGCGGCACCGGCCTCATCGAAGTCTCTCACCAGCCGGAGCAGCGCTCCCTCTCGGTTCGCATCGACGGTGCGGGGACCGCGCCTGTTCGGCAGATCGTGGCGCGCCTGCGCAGGCTGTTCGATCTCAACGCGGACCCCGCGGCCATCGGCCTGGCGCTCGGAGGCGATCCGATTCTCGGGCCTCGCCTCGCGCGGGCGCAGGGCCTGCGCATCCCCGGCACGTTCGAGCCCTTCGAGCTGGCGGTCCGCGCCGTGCTGGGCCAGCAGGTCTCCGTGAAGGGAGCGACGACGCTGGCGGGACGCCTGGTGCAGCGCAGCGGCAAGCCGGTGGGCGACGCGCGAGATGGGCTCACTCACCTCTTTCCGACGCCCGAGGAGCTGGCCCAGGCGGACCTGTCCGGGCTCGGGCTCACGGGGGGACGCATCCATGCCTTGAAGAGCCTGGCGGCGGCGTGCGCGTCGGGGGCGTGTGAGCTGAAGCCGGGCCAGAGCCTCGAGGACAGCGTGGCGCGGCTCGTGACGCTGCCGGGCATCGGCGAGTGGACGGCGCACTATGTGGCGCTGCGCGCGCTCGGTGAGCCCGATGCGTTCCCCACGGCGGACCTCGGCCTTCGCAAGGTCGCGGGCGGCGGCGTGGCCATCGAGCCTCGGGTGCTCGAGCGCATGGCGGAGGCCTGGCGCCCATGGCGGGGCTACGCGGCGCTGTTGCTGTGGACGGAGCCCATGCTCGACGCAGTGCCGAGCGTGGCGGCCTGA
- a CDS encoding methylated-DNA--[protein]-cysteine S-methyltransferase encodes MRIPMADALATTRLDTPIGELRLAASPEGLVAILFACDEKTLPAARGTAPARAHLDRACTALQEYFAGRRTTFEDVTLAAGGTEFQREVWRAVSGIPFGQTVSYARVATRIGRPKAVRAVGLANGQNPIPLIVPCHRVIGSNGSLTGFGGGLPTKKWLLEFEGALAAAHRS; translated from the coding sequence ATGAGAATCCCCATGGCGGATGCCCTCGCCACCACGCGTCTCGACACTCCCATTGGAGAGCTGCGGCTCGCCGCGAGCCCGGAGGGCCTGGTCGCCATCCTCTTTGCTTGCGACGAGAAGACGCTGCCCGCGGCGCGAGGCACCGCGCCTGCTCGGGCTCACCTGGACCGGGCCTGCACGGCGCTCCAGGAGTACTTCGCGGGCCGCCGGACGACTTTCGAAGACGTGACGCTCGCGGCGGGTGGAACGGAGTTCCAGCGTGAGGTGTGGCGCGCCGTGAGCGGCATTCCCTTCGGCCAGACGGTCAGCTACGCCCGGGTGGCAACCCGGATTGGCCGCCCCAAGGCGGTGCGCGCGGTGGGGCTCGCGAACGGGCAGAACCCGATTCCTCTCATCGTGCCGTGCCACCGGGTGATCGGCTCCAACGGGAGCCTCACGGGGTTTGGCGGGGGCCTGCCCACGAAGAAGTGGCTGCTCGAGTTCGAAGGGGCGCTGGCAGCCGCGCATCGCTCCTAG
- a CDS encoding TetR family transcriptional regulator: MKRPLPLLLLCLLVGAPAWAASGLEAVRTQAQAARAGVRALRERQQALRGELNGLASRIETLKAERQGKLTSSAELDQALRRSQELSGELTGLAQAVASAEGESERAHVALHAALSEELARVRAAWDATSDRQERSRLLSRMRELRTERDAVRAALPASRVPALSPADASDDPEDLLEQADALRDSEDKVKQRLGALKTRIAELREEKDLERRMNDFLGEEAMFDEQDRRMRLRMNSNKDLQAEPTPPRDGPPGLLIENDGTPQRPPPETTPGVSTASEPVRASDHRPEVNRVRAQQLAAGDFDNLATLEAEARQLESLAKDLDARAQAIERRVRELK, from the coding sequence ATGAAGCGCCCCCTGCCCCTGCTGCTGCTGTGCCTGCTCGTTGGAGCGCCCGCATGGGCGGCCTCGGGGCTGGAGGCGGTACGCACGCAGGCCCAGGCGGCACGCGCGGGGGTGCGCGCGCTGCGCGAGCGGCAGCAGGCGCTGCGCGGAGAGCTGAACGGGCTGGCCTCTCGCATCGAGACGCTCAAGGCGGAGCGCCAGGGCAAGCTCACCTCGAGCGCGGAGCTGGATCAGGCGCTGCGGCGCTCGCAGGAGCTGAGCGGCGAGCTGACCGGGCTGGCGCAGGCGGTGGCGAGCGCGGAGGGCGAGTCCGAGCGCGCCCACGTGGCGCTGCACGCGGCGCTGTCCGAGGAGCTGGCGCGGGTGCGGGCGGCGTGGGACGCCACGAGCGACAGGCAGGAGCGCTCCCGGCTCCTGTCGCGGATGCGCGAGCTGCGCACCGAGCGGGACGCGGTGCGCGCGGCCCTGCCCGCCTCGCGCGTGCCGGCCCTGAGCCCCGCCGACGCGAGCGATGACCCCGAGGATCTGCTCGAGCAGGCGGACGCGCTGCGCGACTCCGAGGACAAGGTGAAGCAGCGGCTGGGCGCGCTGAAGACGCGCATCGCCGAGCTGCGCGAGGAGAAGGATCTCGAGCGCCGGATGAATGACTTCCTCGGCGAGGAGGCCATGTTCGACGAGCAGGACCGGCGCATGCGCCTGCGGATGAACTCCAACAAGGACCTCCAGGCGGAGCCGACGCCTCCCCGCGACGGCCCTCCGGGCTTGTTGATCGAGAATGATGGCACGCCGCAGCGCCCGCCGCCGGAGACCACCCCGGGCGTGTCCACCGCGTCGGAGCCCGTCCGCGCGAGCGATCACCGGCCCGAGGTGAACCGGGTGCGCGCGCAGCAGCTGGCCGCCGGAGACTTCGACAACCTGGCCACCCTCGAGGCCGAGGCGAGGCAGTTGGAGTCGCTGGCGAAGGACCTGGACGCACGCGCCCAGGCCATCGAGCGCCGGGTGCGCGAGCTGAAGTAG
- a CDS encoding sigma-54-dependent transcriptional regulator encodes MARVLVIDDHDTLREGMTVTLTRSGHTVAAARSGADGLAAYKKSPFDLVVTDLKMDGMDGIAVTKALKALDPAAVVMVVTAFGTIETAVQAMQEGAYDFITKPFPPDVLRAKVEKGLELANTRRQVEKLSARTAAHDADAALTHGTLVGESEPVQKLLAQVRKAAASDATVLVRGESGTGKELVARMLHHQSPRKDGPFVVVHCAALAETLLESELFGHERGAFTGAVKRKLGRFELADGGTLFLDEIGEIPPSVQTKLLRVLQEKEIQRVGGEETLKVDVRVVSATHRDLQAEVKAGRFREDLYYRLHIVPLMLPPLRERPEDISALARHFVTKHAPRVNRRVKGLDDSALRALARHAWPGNVRELENVIEQSLVFAEGEVLTEADLPSHLSTSTPRTDATGLPIPHGDRPLPDILEDIERQLIARAYEKAGGVKTETARLLGIKTSALYYKLEKYGFISKGEAPEEG; translated from the coding sequence ATGGCTCGCGTCCTCGTCATCGATGACCACGACACCCTCCGCGAGGGGATGACCGTCACCCTCACCCGCTCGGGGCACACCGTCGCCGCGGCCCGCTCGGGCGCCGACGGGCTGGCGGCCTACAAGAAGTCCCCGTTCGATCTCGTCGTCACGGATCTGAAGATGGACGGGATGGACGGCATCGCCGTCACCAAGGCCCTCAAGGCGCTGGACCCCGCCGCGGTGGTGATGGTGGTGACGGCCTTCGGCACCATCGAGACGGCCGTGCAGGCGATGCAGGAGGGCGCCTACGACTTCATCACCAAGCCCTTCCCGCCGGACGTGCTGCGCGCCAAGGTGGAGAAGGGGCTGGAGCTGGCCAACACGCGCCGCCAGGTGGAGAAGCTGAGCGCGCGCACCGCCGCCCATGACGCCGACGCCGCCCTCACCCATGGCACCCTGGTGGGCGAGAGCGAGCCGGTGCAGAAGCTGCTGGCCCAGGTGCGCAAGGCCGCCGCCAGCGACGCCACCGTGCTGGTGCGCGGCGAGAGCGGCACCGGCAAGGAGTTGGTGGCCCGGATGCTCCACCACCAGTCCCCGCGCAAGGACGGCCCCTTCGTCGTCGTGCACTGCGCGGCCCTGGCGGAGACGCTGCTGGAGAGCGAGCTGTTCGGCCACGAGCGCGGCGCCTTCACCGGCGCGGTGAAGCGCAAGCTGGGCCGCTTCGAGCTGGCCGACGGCGGCACCCTCTTCCTGGACGAGATTGGAGAGATTCCGCCCTCCGTGCAGACCAAGCTGCTGCGCGTGCTCCAGGAGAAGGAGATCCAACGCGTGGGCGGCGAGGAGACGCTCAAGGTGGACGTGCGCGTGGTGAGCGCCACGCACCGCGACCTGCAGGCCGAGGTGAAGGCGGGCCGCTTCCGGGAGGACCTCTACTACCGGCTGCACATCGTCCCGCTCATGCTGCCCCCGCTGCGCGAGCGCCCCGAGGACATCTCCGCCCTGGCCCGCCACTTCGTCACCAAGCACGCCCCCCGGGTGAACCGGCGCGTGAAGGGCCTGGACGACAGCGCCCTGCGCGCCCTGGCCCGCCACGCGTGGCCCGGCAACGTGCGCGAGCTGGAGAACGTCATCGAGCAGTCGCTCGTCTTCGCCGAGGGCGAGGTGCTCACCGAGGCGGACCTGCCCTCGCACCTCAGCACCAGCACGCCGCGCACGGACGCCACCGGCCTGCCCATCCCCCACGGGGACCGTCCGCTGCCAGACATCCTCGAGGACATCGAGCGGCAGCTGATCGCCCGGGCCTATGAGAAAGCCGGCGGAGTGAAGACGGAGACGGCTCGCCTGCTGGGCATCAAGACGTCCGCCCTGTACTACAAGCTGGAGAAGTACGGCTTCATCTCCAAGGGGGAGGCCCCCGAGGAGGGTTGA
- a CDS encoding NUDIX hydrolase, with product MASTTDSALLELLSHHAPADAKEREDLERMRAFASELPSPFSRSQPTAHFTGSAVVVDPAGERVVLIHHGKLKRWLQPGGHAEVEDGGSMEASALREAREETGCQVRLHPAAPRPLDVDVHRIPARKDEPEHLHLDVRYLVIAENPEALVHDPNESFGAQWLGWAEALERADEAPLRRLLEKARAAALGGRAG from the coding sequence ATGGCCTCGACGACGGACTCCGCCCTGCTGGAACTGCTCTCCCACCACGCGCCCGCGGACGCCAAGGAGCGCGAGGACCTGGAGCGCATGCGCGCCTTCGCCTCCGAGCTGCCCAGCCCCTTCTCCCGCTCGCAGCCCACGGCGCACTTCACGGGCAGCGCGGTGGTGGTGGACCCGGCGGGTGAGCGCGTGGTGCTCATCCACCACGGGAAGCTGAAGCGGTGGCTGCAGCCCGGAGGGCACGCGGAGGTGGAGGACGGCGGCAGCATGGAGGCCTCGGCGCTGCGCGAGGCCCGCGAGGAGACGGGCTGCCAGGTGCGGCTGCACCCCGCCGCGCCGCGCCCGCTGGACGTGGACGTCCACCGCATCCCCGCGCGAAAGGACGAGCCCGAGCACCTCCACCTGGATGTGCGCTACCTGGTCATCGCGGAGAACCCGGAGGCGCTGGTGCATGATCCGAACGAGTCCTTCGGCGCCCAGTGGCTGGGGTGGGCCGAGGCGCTGGAGCGGGCCGATGAAGCCCCCTTGCGCCGGCTGCTGGAGAAGGCCCGCGCCGCCGCGCTCGGCGGCAGGGCGGGTTGA
- a CDS encoding methyl-accepting chemotaxis protein, translating to MDPSNDDQLIRDFSKRGSLLFLMWVLAPFLICAYLIAMALGVPSTEALTSVVQYMLPISALCCVAYPYVALRYLASETLRQLPGDAPGDRLRRILRMPWRASLFISYAAWTVGGFAFALIVSLVHDKGPIRVLLGTLIAFCFGVVVSFPFGISLERLGLPHAMKERKAHASLLLQGSGAFWPRQTWFLPFTFVASIIATLMLCICVVVVKLLGLRDALHAQLVAEGATKSAQTIQDLSGSMFSDLAFVLPWVAVLALILPTITAWMLARRQAQGASAVGKAIEGLAVGRISSPEWVSTDEIGDLAFALNSVLGKLRQIPETLASSATRLVAAGKELSEANNEQQQSLNQQAAAIQETQVTSQEIKHTSQMTSERAESMLRVARRAEELGHEGEAAIEQSMQGLATIQQFVDAMQVKLNRLAESATQIGEITEAVKDMADQSNLLAVNAAIEAARAGDNGKGFAVLAREIRALADQSVKSTTRIRTILGEVIGAIRAAAQMVEQGSRDIAGGLERMRASSNSLRELSKLSQENSAAMRQIVAAVNQQNAGISQIFSAIADLSQIMDSTLKRLESTQQATGTLEAVSTEVSEMAQQFTVN from the coding sequence GTGGATCCTTCCAACGACGATCAGCTCATTCGCGACTTCTCCAAGCGCGGGAGTCTGCTGTTCCTGATGTGGGTGCTGGCACCCTTCCTCATCTGCGCGTACCTCATCGCCATGGCGCTGGGAGTGCCCAGCACCGAGGCGCTGACGTCCGTGGTGCAGTACATGCTGCCCATCTCGGCACTGTGCTGCGTCGCGTACCCGTACGTGGCGCTGCGCTATCTGGCCTCCGAGACGCTGCGGCAGCTGCCCGGGGACGCTCCGGGAGACAGGCTGCGGCGCATCCTGCGGATGCCCTGGCGCGCCAGCCTCTTCATCTCGTACGCGGCCTGGACGGTGGGAGGCTTCGCCTTCGCGCTCATCGTGAGCCTGGTGCACGACAAGGGGCCCATCCGGGTGCTGCTGGGCACGCTGATCGCGTTCTGCTTCGGCGTGGTGGTGTCCTTCCCGTTCGGCATCAGCCTGGAGAGGCTGGGGCTGCCGCACGCGATGAAGGAGCGCAAGGCGCACGCGTCGCTGCTGCTGCAGGGCTCGGGCGCGTTCTGGCCGCGGCAGACGTGGTTCCTGCCCTTCACGTTCGTGGCCTCCATCATCGCCACGCTCATGCTGTGCATCTGCGTGGTGGTGGTGAAGCTGCTGGGGCTGCGCGACGCGCTCCACGCGCAGCTGGTGGCGGAGGGCGCCACGAAGTCCGCGCAGACGATCCAGGACTTGAGCGGCTCGATGTTCTCGGACCTGGCCTTCGTGCTGCCGTGGGTGGCGGTGCTGGCGCTCATTCTTCCCACCATCACCGCGTGGATGCTGGCGCGGCGGCAGGCGCAGGGTGCCAGCGCGGTGGGCAAGGCCATCGAGGGCCTGGCGGTGGGGCGCATCTCCTCTCCGGAGTGGGTGTCCACGGATGAGATTGGCGACCTGGCGTTCGCGCTGAACTCGGTGCTGGGCAAGCTGCGGCAGATCCCGGAGACGCTGGCGTCGTCGGCCACGCGGCTGGTGGCGGCGGGCAAGGAGCTGAGCGAGGCGAACAACGAGCAGCAGCAGAGCCTCAACCAGCAGGCGGCGGCGATCCAGGAGACGCAGGTGACGTCCCAGGAGATCAAGCACACCTCGCAGATGACGTCCGAGCGGGCCGAGTCGATGCTCCGGGTGGCGCGGCGCGCCGAGGAGCTGGGCCACGAGGGCGAGGCGGCCATCGAGCAGTCCATGCAGGGCCTGGCGACGATCCAGCAGTTCGTGGACGCGATGCAGGTGAAGCTGAACCGGCTGGCGGAGAGCGCCACGCAGATCGGCGAGATCACCGAGGCCGTGAAGGACATGGCGGACCAGTCGAACCTGCTGGCGGTGAACGCGGCCATCGAGGCGGCGCGCGCCGGAGACAACGGCAAGGGGTTCGCGGTGCTGGCGCGGGAGATTCGAGCGCTGGCGGACCAGTCGGTGAAGAGCACCACGCGCATCCGCACCATCCTGGGCGAGGTGATTGGCGCCATCCGGGCGGCGGCGCAGATGGTGGAGCAGGGCTCTCGAGACATCGCGGGCGGCCTGGAGCGCATGAGGGCGTCCAGCAACAGCCTGCGCGAGCTGTCCAAGCTGTCGCAGGAGAACTCGGCGGCGATGCGGCAGATCGTCGCGGCGGTGAATCAGCAGAACGCGGGCATCTCGCAGATCTTCAGCGCCATCGCGGACCTGTCGCAGATCATGGACAGCACGCTCAAGCGGCTCGAGTCCACGCAGCAGGCCACGGGCACGCTGGAGGCGGTGTCCACCGAAGTGAGCGAGATGGCCCAGCAGTTCACCGTGAACTGA
- a CDS encoding sensor histidine kinase, which produces MSDPPPPTSGLRGALGSLSARLLIAFLLPTLALFGLTGAASYALARSILEEELGQSLSAIAAATASQVSGERMLTIEPGDDVQGTRTWRNLTRLLADVQKSSGVRRVFAVDVQGRVRVDVGGGLPVGVEVPELARDRLELTRVFAGERAASQVLFKGSDGRLYKTGYAPVLQGDTVVGAVAVEGSAAFFGPLAQLSRTFTVATAVALAVLAAVAVLTARGLARPLRRLMDSALRIGRGDLTTPVPPEPTREIGVLARELEEMRGALESRDRQLKLMLAGVAHEVRNPLGGIELFSGLLAEDLRAGSATDAAEHVGRIQREVAYLQRIVEDFLAFAREQPLARAPVEAPALLSSACELLAMEAEAKGVKVELEAAPARLEADGSLLTAALVNLVKNAVQASPPGAHVQVTGRAEARHYAIQVRDNGSGIPEAERERIFEPFFTTREKGTGLGLPLARKIVRAHGGELEFTSTPGATTFTLTLPLGTRSPS; this is translated from the coding sequence ATGAGTGACCCCCCTCCTCCGACTTCAGGGTTGCGCGGCGCGCTGGGCTCGCTCTCGGCGCGGCTGCTGATCGCGTTCCTGCTGCCCACGCTGGCGCTCTTCGGACTCACGGGAGCGGCGAGCTACGCGCTGGCGCGCTCCATCCTGGAGGAGGAACTGGGGCAGAGCCTGTCGGCCATCGCCGCCGCGACAGCCAGCCAGGTGAGCGGAGAGCGGATGCTCACCATCGAGCCCGGGGACGACGTCCAGGGCACGCGCACGTGGCGCAACCTCACCCGGCTGCTGGCGGACGTGCAGAAGTCGAGCGGCGTGCGCCGGGTGTTCGCGGTGGATGTGCAGGGGCGGGTGCGGGTGGACGTGGGCGGCGGGCTGCCCGTGGGCGTGGAGGTTCCGGAGCTGGCCAGGGACAGGCTGGAGCTGACGCGGGTGTTCGCCGGGGAGCGCGCGGCCAGCCAGGTGCTCTTCAAGGGCTCGGACGGACGGCTCTACAAGACGGGCTACGCGCCGGTGCTGCAGGGAGACACGGTGGTGGGCGCGGTGGCCGTGGAGGGCAGCGCGGCCTTCTTCGGTCCGCTGGCGCAGCTCTCACGCACCTTCACGGTGGCCACCGCGGTGGCGCTGGCGGTGCTGGCGGCGGTGGCGGTGCTCACGGCCCGCGGGCTGGCCCGGCCGCTGCGGCGGTTGATGGACTCGGCGCTGCGCATCGGGCGGGGAGACCTGACGACGCCCGTGCCGCCCGAGCCCACCCGGGAGATTGGCGTGCTGGCCAGGGAGCTGGAGGAGATGCGCGGGGCGCTGGAGAGTCGGGACCGGCAGCTCAAGCTGATGCTGGCGGGGGTGGCGCACGAGGTGCGCAACCCGCTGGGGGGCATCGAGCTGTTCTCCGGTCTGCTCGCGGAGGACCTGCGGGCCGGCAGCGCCACCGACGCCGCCGAGCACGTGGGCCGCATCCAGCGCGAGGTGGCGTACCTGCAGCGCATCGTGGAGGACTTCCTGGCCTTCGCCCGCGAGCAGCCGCTGGCCCGGGCACCGGTGGAGGCCCCCGCGCTGCTGTCGAGCGCGTGCGAGCTGCTGGCCATGGAGGCGGAGGCCAAGGGCGTGAAGGTGGAGCTGGAGGCGGCGCCCGCCCGGCTGGAGGCGGACGGGAGCCTGCTGACGGCCGCGCTGGTGAACCTGGTGAAGAACGCCGTGCAGGCCTCGCCGCCGGGCGCGCATGTCCAGGTGACGGGGCGGGCCGAGGCGCGGCACTACGCCATCCAGGTCCGGGACAACGGGAGCGGCATCCCCGAGGCCGAGCGCGAGCGCATCTTCGAGCCCTTCTTCACCACGCGGGAGAAGGGCACGGGGCTGGGGCTGCCGCTGGCGCGGAAGATCGTCCGGGCGCACGGCGGAGAGCTGGAGTTCACCTCCACGCCGGGCGCCACCACGTTCACGCTGACGCTGCCGCTCGGCACGAGGAGCCCCTCCTGA